The sequence TATCGTCAATTGTGAACCTCCTATTACAAGCTATTAGTCAATCTACCTGTTCTAAAGCACATACCgtaataattttttcaattttttatagcCGTGTTTGCTatagttaattatttttatttttgaaaattttcaaataatttacaatgtcCTAAAATTGTTTAAAGTCGTTTGAACACATGTGGTAAATTAGAATTTGTGGAACTTTGTaaactatttgaaattttttaaaaatttacaatgaTAATATTGTAATCATAACTGTTGCCCCTGtttttgcccaaaatacgtggaccaatgcGACCACGACACGTAGATCTGAGGAGTATGGCTTCGGTATAATTTGACTAAGTCTTTTAAACCAAGAGGATCAGCTAAAGAGatacctcccggagaaggcatgagGGGACCACGCATTCCCGGAGAGCAAAGCTATAGCAAAGCACTTCCGGAAGATATCAGACCCCATCtgaacagtcatctcgcatttaataccgcatgggagaaggcgtattggTACTGCCATAAATATTAAAGTCTGACGGCGTAACCCCCCTTCTGCAGCTATTGCGCTATGATTAATAAGCTtagtgacggctactttatgagggatcacatcaatcaagaagGGATAAAGGAGTATATCTACCTAACCCCTAAAATACCTAGGGTACAGACCATGCATTTCCTATTTTGCATGGGCTAGGAATGCATGCCCCTATTGAAGTTACACAGAATTACATATGGGACAATTTTAGGGATTaccccagaaaaaaaaaaaacactataaatactccAAACACATTAAGGCAGGAGTCGAGATTTTTGAGTTTCAGAAGAACCAAAGAGAAAagtcaccaagaacattctcttctcataaataaaaaagactcgtggactaagactTATTAAtgcccaaccacgtaaaaatttcATGCAATAGAAATAATATTGTaactataataaatataaaaaagaaaaaattggaaaaatagtgATTTTTGACGTTGAGATGTTGATACTTTTCTTAACAAAATAGATTGGTCATTCTAATATCTTTTGTAAAACATAGAATTCAACGCAATTATTTCCAAACAACTTCTTAAGTCAACAATTGACTCCAAAATTAAACTTCCTTAATAACaaacaaagaaaaacaaagaagaagatcAAAGAGAAGGATCATGGAGATTAGCCACTTACCACAAGAGTGCATCGCTTTGATAATATCTCTAACAACACCAAGAGATGCTTGCAGATCATCCTTGGTATCTCCTCTCTTCAGATCAGTTGCCGATTCCGATGTCGTTTGGCAAAAATTCCTCCCATCCGATtaccaaaacctcatctctcaTTCTGTCGTTTTTCCTCAAACGACAACAATCACCTCAAAGAAGAGTCTCTACTTTCATCTCTCTAGCAATCCTACTCTCATCGGCGACGATCGCAATCtggtaattaaattattaattaaaattgattaatttgtttatataattaattaattgtgatGAGTTTTTTTTGGTTGATTTGAGACAGAGCTTTTCTATTGATAGAGAAAGTGGGAAGAAGTGTTTCATGGTTGGAGCTAGAAAGCTTGAGATTATATGGGGTGATACTCCTCATTACTGGAGATGGATATCTTTACCTGAATCTAGGTTATCTTCTTTTTCACTCTTCATGATTTTCTctcataataatttaatttcaataagaaataataataataatttattttatgatttgaaattatgaaataaaGCATAATTCTGAAGAAGAAAAGGGAGACATTGAATCAGTTCTTAggtattttactttttaaagaTGGTTATGAATTGTGACATATAATCTGAAGTACCAAACATTAACCAATGGTCTTGTCTTATAGCTTATGTgtttaaattaagcatagaattATTCTAGTCTTAAAATAAGAGCTCAATACTCTCACAAAGTAACCCCTTTTGAACATTGGAATTTGAATCCTTCATTTATtatagagcattgctattaggcatcagtggtgcttagcaccttctcgacatgtcggGTTGTGATTGACTAGCGATACTccataaaagctattatattaaactatatgggaccCTGATGAAAAGTGCTACacatttctacacttttcttctctAGAAAATTCTAGTATTAACTACACAAaactaagaaaattagagaaaactAGAATTACCTAGAAACTATATTTGTAAGCTAAGAAACTTAGAAAATTCTAGAATATCTTAGAAAGTTAAATTGTaaatcaaaataagaaaaatctagaaagtTGTAGTATCATCCTTAGCTCCCTATAAATACCAAGCTTGGGTTGAGGAGCTAGTGTAACAAAACAACCAACACCAAAAAACCAAAAGTTCCAAACTATCAATAAAACTTTACTACTTTCTCAAACAACCCTCTCTTCTAAGCCAAACTCATTTCTTATACTAAATCAACAACTACTCATCAACATCACTACTTCACTACATTACCACAACAAACCATTAACCACATATCCACCTATTCCAAATCTAAACCAATACAAATTTATTCTCAAACCatcagtggtatcagagccccGTTCGATCATATATCACTGGGCGTAATCTTTTTCACTCATCAACATGAGTTCGGAGTACAATCGCTCTTCACTACCTCTTCCAATTTTCCATGGAgaaaactatgatttttggtCCATCAAAATGAGGACCTATTTTCGATCACAAAATCTATGGAAAATTGTTGAAGAAGGAATCACTATTCCGGAAGATATTACATCTCTTTCGGAAGACCAAAAGAAGGCACTCGAGGATAATCAACAAAAGGATTCTCATGCATTATATTGCTTGCAACAAGCTATGGCGGACAATCTTTTTCCACGAATTATGAGCGCAGCAACGGCAAAAGAAGCATGGGACACGCTGCAGGAGGAGTTTCAAGGAACCGTCAAGGTACGCACAGTTAGACTACAAAAGCTTAGAAGAGATTTTGAGAATCTTAAAATGAAAGATAATGAGACTGCAAAAGATTACTATTCTAGAATTAAAGAAATAGTAAATCAAATGGGAGCCTATGGAGAAATAATTTCTGACAAGAATATAGTACAAAAGATACTAATTTCTTGTACAGAAAAATATGATTCAATAGTTTCTGTGATAGAGGAAACTAAAGATTTAGAAACTCTATCACCAACTGAACTAATGGGCTCTCTTGAAGCATATGAAAGTAGACGAGAAAGGCATAAGGAAAGTGAAGTAGAAAATGCCTTTCAGTCTAAAATCAATCCGCGGTCTCAAAAACCAAAAGCTGATGGGAAAAAGAcacaagaaaaacaaaaagaaaataacgacaagtatcctccatgtggcatttgtaaaagaaaaagtCACTTGGAGAAAGACTGTTGGTTCAAAGGAAAACCACAGtgccaaaattgtaaaaaatttggCCACACTGAAAAAACTTGTTgtttaaagaaatcccatcaagCTAATTTTTCCGaagagaaaaatgatgaaaataatcTCTTCTATGTCTGCCAAGCTGCAACAGAAGAAGGAAAAGATACTTGGTATCTTGATAGTGGTTGCAGTAACCACATGACGAAAAACGAAAGCATCTTTTGTAGTCTTGATAGATCCAAGACTAAAGTCAAAATCGGTAATGGTGACTTCATGGAAGCAGTCGGCAAAGGCACCATTGCCATTGACACTAAAAAAGGCAAGAGATACATCAATGATGTACTCTTGGTACCCAACATTGATCAAAACCTACTTAGCGTAGGTCAAATGATTGAAAAAGGGTACTCTTTGCATTTTGAAGGAAATTCTTGCACAATATATGATAAGCAAGATAAATCCTTTCAAATTGCAAaggtaaaaatgaaagaaaatagatGCTTTCCTATACAATGGAGATATGCAAGTAGTGTGGCAATGCAAGCACAAACAGATGAATCATGGCTTTGGCATAGAAGGTTCGGTCACTTTAACTTCCATGGGCTTAAGATCCTCAAGCAGAAGAATATGATGCGAGACCTCCCAGCAATTAAGGAGATCAACACAGTCTGTGAAGGATGCATGCTCGGGAAACAACATCGACAACCTTTCCCATCCGGCAAAACTTGGAGAGCCAAAGAGCCACTGGAGCTAGTCCATACTGACGTCTGCGGGGCAATGCGCACTCCATCAAATGACCAAAACAGGTACTTCATTCTCTTCATTGATGACTTTACTAGAATGACATGGGTTTATTTTATGCAACAAAAGTCGCAAGTCTTCGATATTTTCAAAAAGTTCAAATCCCGTGTCGAAAGACAAAGCGGTCACTACATCAAGACAATTAGAAGTGATAGAGGCAAAGAATACACTTCTAATGAATTCAACAAGTTCTGTGAAGATGAAGGGATGGAGCACCAACTCACTGTTGGATACGCACCAGAACAGAATGGTGTATCTGAAAGGAAAAACAGATCATTATGGAGGCAGCAAGAGCCATGCTGCTAGAGAAAGGTCTCCCAAAACGATTTTGGGCAGGCAAGAAGCACCGCAGCCTACTTGCTCAACCGATGTCCAACCAAAGCCGTGCGTAATAAGACCCCGATCGATGCTTGGAGCGGACGTAAGCCATCAGCAAAGCATCTCAAAGTCTTCTACCGCATATGCTACGATCACATTCCAAAAGAGAAAAGAGGCAAGCTTGATGAGAAGGCAGAGAAAGGAATCTTCTTAGGCTATAGTACTCAATCAAAAGGTTATCGAGTCTATAGCTTAGAAACAAATAAGCTAATAATCAGTCGAGACGTAAAATTTGACGAAGATGCTGCATACAACTGGGAGACACAAGAAGTTGAAAGAAAGACAGTCAATATTCCTCTACCGCCAAGACAAGAAACTGATCAAAATGAAGTTCTTACTCAACCAAGAACACAAGAACCTGCACAAGTCATAGAATCTCCGCCGACTCACCCGCAAGGCGAACaagaccactatcagaaatctaTGAGACATGCAACTTAGTACTTATGGAGCCAGAAAGCTTTGAAGCAGCTCATAAACAAGAAGTATGGAGAAAAGCTATGAATGAAGAGATAAAGATGATTATGAAGAATGAGACTTGGGAGCTTGTAGATCGTCCACAAGACAAAGATACTATAGGAgtcaagtgggtctacaagacaaAGCTCAACGCAGATGGCTCTATCCAAAAGCACAAAGCAAGATTAGTTGCGAAAGGATACTCACAACAATACGGAGTCGACTACAACGAAACATTTGCTCCAGTTGCACGCCTCGACACTATTAGGGCTTTAATAGCTCTAGCTGCACAAAAGAAATGGAAGATTTTTCAACTCGATGTGAAGTCAGCATTTCTAAATGGTTATCTTGAAGAAGAAATTTATGTGGAGCAACCTCAAGGGTTCGTGGTACAAGGACAGGAAGATAAAGTCCTCAgattgaaaaaggctttatatggccTAAAGCAAGCTCCACGAGCCTGGTATAGCAGAATTGACAGCTACTTTACCGAGCAAGGATTCAGGAGGAGCAAGAGTGAGCCAACTCTTTACATCAAAACTCAAGGTACGAATGATACACTAATTGTCTCTTTATACGTTGATGATCTCATCTACACAGGCAATAATGAAAAGATGATAAAGAAGTTTAAAGAAGACATGATGAAAAATTTTGAGATGACCGACCTGGGATTAATGCACTACTTTCTCGGGatcgaaataactcaaaaagaAGATGGGATCTTCATCTCACAAAAGAAGTATACAGAGACACTATTGAAGAAATTCAAAATGGAGGGATGCAAGACTGTATCAACTCCATTAGACAACAACAAAGCTCTCAAGAAAGAAGATGGCTCATCGAAAGCTGATGAATCAAAATTTCGAAGTCTAATTGGTAGCCTACTATATCTAACTGCTACAAGACCAGACATAATGTACGCAGTTAGTCTCCTATCAAGATTCATGCATGATCCAAGTCAAGTTCACTATGGAGCAGCCAAGCGAATCCTCAGATACTTGCAAGGAACAAAATTCTACGGAATATGGTACGGAGTTACAAGTGACTCAAAACTTGTTGGCTACACAGATAAAGGATCAGGCAGGGTCCATAGATGACATGAAGAGCACGTCAGGATATGCCTTCACACTTGGATCAGGAATATTTTCATGGGCATCAAAAAAGCAAGCAACTGTTGCGCAATCATCAGCAGAAGCAGAGTATATTGCAGCAGCAATGACTACAAGCCAAGCTATATGGCTTAAAAGAATACTAAAAGACATGGGAGAATCACAGAAGGAGGCTACAAAGATATATTGTGATAGCAAATCAGCTATAGCAATGGCGAAAAATCCAGTATTTCATAGTAGAACTAAACATATAAGCATCAAGTACCATTTCATCAGGGAAGCAGAAGCAAATAAAGAAATCGAGCTCAAACACTGCAAGACTGAAGAGCAGGTAGCCGACATATTCACAAAGGCACTACCAAGAGGAAAGTTCGAGCTATTGCGAGACATGATCGGAGTTACCGAAATGTGTACCAAGGAGGAGTGATGAAAAGTGCTACacatttctacacttttcttctctAGAAAATTCTAGTATTAACTACACAAaactaagaaaattagagaaaactAGAATTACCTAGAAACTATATTTGTAAGCTAAGAAACTTAGAAAATTCTAGAATATCTTAGAAAGTTAAATTGTaaatcaaaataagaaaaatctagaaagtTGTAGTATCATCCTTAGCTCCCTATAAATACCAAGCTTGGGTTGAGGAGCTAGTGTAACAAAACAACCAACACCAAAAAACCAAAAGTTCCAAACTATCAATAAAACTTTACTACTTTCTCAAACAACCCTCTCTTCTAAGCCAAACTCATTTCTTATACTAAATCAACAACTACTCATCAACATCACTACTTCACTACATTACCACAACAAACCATTAACCACATATCCACCTATTCCAAATCTAAACCAATACAAATTTATTCTCAAACCATcagacccgatacttagttggaccaatagcgatattgacacatggGAGGGTGcttccgattttttttttcaaaaggcGCTCTCCTCACTTCTATATGGGTCAGCCTGTACTTTTGAATGATTAACTATTTTCcataacaaatataaaattaaaataattctaagaatatcaatgtatattttcataatttgtcattatattactattattgcAAGTATTTTTTTTACCTAGACTATCATATTAGGCCATGTCAGTATCATATTAGTGTTACATAAATTGTAAGAAGATGAACAGAATACAAATGTAGGATACTATGATTAGGATAGAATTTTCTcacataaaatatattatattatataagtttGATAATTTAATCACACCAAACACAACATTTAGCTATTAAATtactacatatatattatattcataGTTCTTGTTGGATTCTAAATTTATTGCCAGGCCAATATTAGGATAGGAAGTTCATTATATTCACCTTTAGAAGgtggatatttttattttcatgtgaAACTCTGTCAAAAtcttttttcattcatttacaACTAAAATACATATCAATTTAGACATTGTGATTGCAGAAGAGaacataaatttataaatctCATCAATGGATCACACTAACtcatatttatttcaaaatattgAAAATGTCTGATTATGTGCAACATTATGGAGTGTGCAGGTTCCCTGAAGTGGCACTACTCAATGTTGTATGGTGGCTTCATGTGTCAGCAAAGTTGGAAACAAAAATTCTATCCCCAAAAACAACATACACAGCTTACCTTGTGTTCAAGCTTGAAGAAAACCAGTACAATTTCGATAGAAGACCAGTTGAGCTTCGAATTCAATTAGAAGGAAGAGAAGAAATGGAGGGTTTTAATGTGTTCTTAAAACCTCCTAGaaacaacatcaacaacaacatgaCCCTAATTCCTCAAGATAGAGGAGATGGGTGGAAGGAGATTGAAATGGGTCATTTCTTCAATGAAGATGGTGATCATGATTTAGTGTTGTGTACTCTCAAAGAGGTTAGTTGTGCTACTTCTTGGTCTGGCCTCATTTTGGAGGGAATTGAGTTTAGGCCTACACCTCCCACATAAATATCTATGTCTATATCTATAGACTATTACATgtggtatgtatatatatacaatttggGTGTGATTTTTGATGTCTTTGTTCTTTAAACTCTTTATTTTGGTAAAGAAATTGAAGTTGTTGTGTATTTGCTAATGTCCCACATagacatatttttatttataagatctaaaTTTCACCTTTTTATTGAcattattttgtaaatgaatggttaagtataaatttataatgttattaaaaatgtaataaagtaagaaaatttacatatataattttttagatataaaatttttatttagattAAATGAGCATTTATTGAAGGCATGAGtctagaaaagaaagaaaactcaTGAAGGTAGTTTTCAAAAATAGCAGaagaatttgaatttaaattataggtattttttaattatcTCTATTTTATAAACTTGTTACATATAGTATAATTATCAATACAAAATAGttttatgtttaaaaaaaacaaataaataaatccaccttatatatttttctatccATTGAACAACACATATAAACAATCAGATTTCCACCTTTTTCTCTATGGTCAACAAATAAAGATAGAGTATTGTTCATGTTTAAAGAATTATCtactttaatattaatttaattatgttatgataataattagtattagtacaatataaatatcaaattaagaagaaaataattctttataaattttaatagttTTCCCACAATATTTTACTGACATTTACCAAATGTCACTCAttcatttttttcaaatataaaaatagcattttttttttttaaaaaaaaacaaattaaatatttattgatatttcaGGTTTTAGTGACACGTTCACATGTTATATTTTACATTGGGACAAATGTCACTAATTCATCTACAAGTGTCACAAAAAGTTAGTAATAGTTACATTTGAAAGTtttactacattaaaattcctTAATAacaaacaaagaagaagaagatc is a genomic window of Cannabis sativa cultivar Pink pepper isolate KNU-18-1 chromosome 9, ASM2916894v1, whole genome shotgun sequence containing:
- the LOC115723310 gene encoding F-box protein PP2-B10, which codes for MEISHLPQECIALIISLTTPRDACRSSLVSPLFRSVADSDVVWQKFLPSDYQNLISHSVVFPQTTTITSKKSLYFHLSSNPTLIGDDRNLSFSIDRESGKKCFMVGARKLEIIWGDTPHYWRWISLPESRFPEVALLNVVWWLHVSAKLETKILSPKTTYTAYLVFKLEENQYNFDRRPVELRIQLEGREEMEGFNVFLKPPRNNINNNMTLIPQDRGDGWKEIEMGHFFNEDGDHDLVLCTLKEVSCATSWSGLILEGIEFRPTPPT